Proteins from a genomic interval of Arachis hypogaea cultivar Tifrunner chromosome 10, arahy.Tifrunner.gnm2.J5K5, whole genome shotgun sequence:
- the LOC112718391 gene encoding cytochrome P450 71D11, with protein sequence MDSSLLFNLLSAFISLIILFITASLKIATNHKKKSSATLNIPPGPWKLPIIGNIIPHLVTSTPHRKLRDLAIKYGPLMHLQLGEISAIVVSSPEYAKLVMKTHDVIFASRPKFLFSEIVTYNCTDIAFSPYGNYWKLLRKVSTLELFSPKRVNSFKSIREEEFNSLVKRIMIDSKTQSMINLTEEVISTTYAIVSRAAFGSRCKDQEEFITVAKEVAMIGAGFDIGELFPSSKWIQLVSGLRPKLERLRTKSDRILRNIINDHKDVEEVQGGDHDSNEDLVDVLLKFVDGANGINQDICFTEDNIKAIILTIFTAGGETTATTIDWVMSEMMKNPRIMQKTQAEVRDIFNKSGRVDETCIHELKYLNSVVKETLRLHPPLPLLLPRECGKQECEINGYHIPYKSKVIVNVWAIGRDPNYWTEPEKFYPERFMENNSSIDYKGNNFEYLPFGGGRRICPASMFGIMNVELTLAFLLYHFDWKLPNEMKFDDVDMTEQVGITAKREQDLYLIPITSRPLLLP encoded by the exons ATGGATTCTTCTCTACTCTTCAACTTATTATCAGCATTTATCTCCTTAATTATTCTCTTCATCACTGCTTCACTCAAAATAGCAACAAaccataaaaagaaaagtagtgCAACTTTAAACATACCTCCAGGACCATGGAAACTACCCATTATAGGAAACATAATACCCCATCTTGTTACATCCACACCACATAGAAAACTAAGAGATTTGGCCATCAAATATGGACCACTGATGCACCTTCAACTTGGTGAAATCTCTGCCATTGTTGTTTCCTCTCCAGAGTATGCAAAGTTGGTAATGAAAACACATGATGTTATCTTTGCTTCCAGGCCTAAATTTCTATTCTCAGAGATTGTGACATATAATTGCACAGATATAGCTTTCTCACCATATGGAAATTATTGGAAGCTACTAAGGAAAGTTTCCACATTAGAGCTTTTCAGTCCAAAGCGTGTGAATTCTTTCAAATCAATAAGAGAAGAAGAGTTCAATAGTCTTGTCAAAAGGATTATGATTGACTCGAAAACACAGAGCATGATCAACCTCACCGAAGAAGTGATTTCAACAACATATGCAATCGTTTCAAGGGCTGCGTTTGGATCAAGATGCAAAGATCAAGAGGAGTTCATAACAGTTGCAAAAGAAGTAGCAATGATTGGGGCGGGTTTTGACATAGGAGAGTTGTTTCCTTCTTCCAAATGGATTCAACTTGTGAGTGGTTTGAGACCTAAGCTTGAGAGGTTGCGAACAAAAAGTGATAGGATATTGAGAAACATCATCAATGACCACAAAGATGTTGAAGAAGTCCAAGGTGGTGATCATGATTCAAATGAAGATCTTGTAGATGTTCTACTAAAATTTGTGGATGGTGCTAATGGTATCAATCAAGATATTTGCTTCACTGAGGACAACATCAAGGCTATAATCCTG ACCATCTTTACTGCTGGAGGGGAGACAACAGCAACAACCATAGATTGGGTAATGTCAGAGATGATGAAGAATCCAAGAATAATGCAAAAAACACAAGCTGAGGTTAGGGATATATTCAACAAAAGTGGAAGGGTTGACGAGACTTGTATCCATGAACTCAAGTATTTGAACTCAGTTGTGAAAGAAACACTAAGGTTACACCCTCCACTTCCCCTCTTACTTCCAAGAGAATGTGGAAAACAAGAATGTGAGATCAATGGATATCACATACCCTACAAAAGTAAGGTGATAGTGAATGTTTGGGCTATTGGAAGAGATCCAAACTACTGGACCGAACCTGAGAAGTTTTATCCGGAGAGATTCATGGAAAATAATTCTTCTATTGATTATAAAGGAAATAATTTTGAGTACCTCCCATTTGGAGGTGGAAGAAGAATATGTCCTGCAAGCATGTTTGGTATAATGAATGTTGAGTTGACACTTGCATTTTTGTTGTATCACTTTGATTGGAAGCTTCCCAATGAAATGAAATTTGATGATGTGGACATGACTGAACAAGTTGGAATTACTGCAAAAAGAGAGCAAGACCTCTACTTGATTCCCATCACTTCTCGTCCTTTGCTTTTACCATAA
- the LOC112718088 gene encoding uncharacterized protein translates to MSVEIIDGTTITNFVEDEEAFSASVSDLFAQLDADKDGFLSYTEMVKELQRLRVMETHFGVDVKRDPEEVARVYESLFVQFDHDMNGRVDKNEFKKETKKMLLAMANGLGSLPVQMALEHDSLLLKAVKREYSCGAASSNNDLLANAA, encoded by the coding sequence ATGAGCGTAGAAATCATAGACGGCACCACCATCACCAACTTCGTGGAAGACGAGGAGGCCTTCTCCGCGTCCGTGAGCGACCTCTTCGCTCAACTGGACGCGGACAAAGATGGCTTCCTGTCTTACACGGAGATGGTGAAGGAGCTCCAGAGGCTGAGGGTGATGGAGACTCACTTCGGCGTGGACGTGAAGCGCGATCCCGAGGAGGTGGCGCGTGTGTACGAGTCGCTCTTCGTGCAATTTGACCACGACATGAATGGGAGGGTAGATAAGAATGAgttcaagaaagaaacaaaaaagatgcTTCTGGCCATGGCGAATGGGCTTGGATCATTGCCAGTTCAGATGGCACTTGAACATGATAGTCTCCTCTTGAAGGCTGTTAAACGTGAATATTCCTGTGGTGCTGCTTCTTCTAATAATGATCTTCTTGCTAATGctgcttaa
- the LOC140175789 gene encoding peptide chain release factor 1, mitochondrial-like produces MSLVKNGKFYYAKRGFLSQGVEPEISPSEYARANKELSGSLHLITHLRAKQKEIDGLKSLVVECSGDKDMINMATEERAGSSGEEASLFAMDIFKMYEKYAHKNGWKFEVVDIAQSDLKGYKVDVQLKNEDLKIDTYRSSG; encoded by the exons ATGTCATTAGTAAAAAATGGAAAATTCTACTATGCTAAAAGAGGATTTCTTTCTCAAGGTGTTGAA CCGGAAATATCACCATCAGAATATGCAAGAGCTAATAAGGAGCTGAGCGGTTCGTTACACCTTATTACTCACTTGAGGGCTAAACAGAAG GAAATTGATGGCTTGAAGTCACTGGTGGTTGAATGTTCCGGTGACAAAGACATGATTAATATGGCGACAGAGGAAAGGGCAG GTTCTAGTGGGGAGGAGGCTTCTTTATTTGCAATGGACATCTTCAAAAT GTACGAAAAGTATGCTCACAAGAATGGCTGGAAATTTGAAGTAGTAGATATTGCTCAATCAGATCTTAAAGGATACAAG GTTGATGTTCAATTGAAGAATGAAGACCTAAAAATTGATACCTACAGATCTAGTGGTTAG
- the LOC112717128 gene encoding putative disease resistance protein At3g14460, with translation MDSNSASALDDDPSEDFEITGLHDKLNLGHTPSSSSPFIARKKRRASTTLISISPENFRQVVIQFSNGRFPFISHCSLFPPSYEFSKQELVSLWIAQGLLQCSTRQQEHDAAQVFDSLVSSQVIVPSRSDPSVDFFHGKTRRLLYRINQDKITFSVLEYHTVLDANWDKVPTNVKHLSVDSKSVACASGFDVIERFENLNTLFLVPVPGFYVERIPRNLFLCLKELRSLNFSRNLISELPSSIGSLKSLRYLDLSYTPIKRLPDSVVSLCNLQTLRLRGCLELVGLPKGIGKLISLKHLELDVVRQVKSMPPWMGNLINLQTLPAFLVGKDDGCRIVELKKMINLTGAFCISRIENVSSFEEAMEADLSSKKFLCRIQFRWTETRVADARKEEQILECLRPPLGLEELALLCYGGSKLPSWIADPCYDCMVDMTLHNCLNCEHLEPIGKLPCLQFLHMKEMCKLQRIDERFCRDGKGQQSHAFPSLKELKIEAMPKLEEWVGIQSGDFPCLQKLKVEHCPSLASLPLLSCLYSLKHLEMNDCPVISSLPDGGVSASLEFLFIRDCFELMKNCSKTEGKDWVKIAHVSNVFIDDEQLSFN, from the coding sequence ATGGATTCCAATTCTGCTTCTGCACTCGATGATGACCCTTCCGAGGATTTCGAGATTACAGGACTGCACGACAAGCTCAATTTAGGGCACACTCCGTCCTCTTCTTCCCCCTTCATCGCCCGCAAGAAAAGACGCGCCAGCACCACTCTCATCTCTATCTCTCCCGAAAACTTCCGCCAGGTAGTTATTCAATTCAGCAACGGTCGTTTCCCTTTCATCTCACACTGTTCCCTCTTCCCTCCCAGCTACGAATTCTCCAAACAAGAACTGGTTTCTCTGTGGATAGCCCAGGGACTCTTACAGTGCTCCACCAGGCAGCAGGAGCACGATGCAGCCCAAGTCTTCGATTCGCTCGTCTCCAGCCAAGTTATTGTTCCCTCGAGATCTGATCCGTCCGTGGATTTCTTCCACGGGAAGACGAGGAGGTTACTCTATAGAATCAACCAGGACAAGATCACGTTCTCAGTGCTTGAATACCATACGGTATTGGATGCAAATTGGGATAAAGTACCTACGAATGTGAAGCATTTGTCCGTGGATTCAAAGAGTGTGGCTTGCGCCTCAGGTTTTGATGTAATTGAGAGGTTTGAAAATCTGAACACGCTATTTCTTGTTCCTGTGCCTGGGTTTTATGTTGAACGCATTCCGAGAAATCTTTTCTTGTGCCTTAAGGAATTGAGGTCTTTGAATTTTAGTAGGAATCTTATATCAGAGCTGCCGAGTTCTATCGGGAGTTTGAAATCGCTTCGGTATCTTGATTTGTCTTATACGCCCATTAAACGCTTGCCTGATTCGGTAGTTAGTCTTTGTAATTTGCAAACTCTTAGGCTTAGGGGATGTTTAGAGTTAGTTGGGTTGCCTAAAGGGATTGGGAAGCTCATTAGTTTGAAGCATCTTGAGCTTGATGTTGTGAGGCAAGTGAAGTCAATGCCTCCTTGGATGGGTAATTTGATCAATCTTCAAACTCTGCCAGCATTTCTTGTTGGCAAGGATGATGGGTGCCGGATTGTGGAGTTAAAGAAAATGATCAATCTTACGGGTGCATTTTGCATTTCAAGAATTGAGAATGTCTCGAGTTTTGAGGAAGCAATGGAAGCTGATTTGAGCAGCAAGAAGTTCCTTTGTAGGATACAGTTTAGATGGACCGAGACAAGGGTTGCCGATGCCAGGAAAGAAGAGCAAATCCTTGAATGCTTAAGACCCCCTCTGGGTCTTGAAGAGTTGGCATTACTATGCTATGGTGGTTCTAAGCTTCCGAGTTGGATTGCTGATCCTTGTTATGATTGTATGGTTGATATGACTCTACATAACTGTTTGAATTGTGAACACCTTGAGCCCATTGGTAAATTGCCATGTCTTCAATTTTTGCATATGAAAGAAATGTGTAAGCTTCAGAGAATAGATGAAAGATTTTGTAGAGATGGAAAAGGTCAACAGTCTCATGCGTTTCCGAGCTTGAAAGAACTTAAAATTGAAGCCATGCCTAAATTGGAAGAGTGGGTAGGAATTCAAAGTGGTGACTTCCCATGTTTACAAAAGCTTAAGGTGGAACATTGCCCCAGCTTAGCCTCGCTTCCACTGCTGTCATGCCTCTATTCGCTTAAGCATTTAGAAATGAATGATTGTCCAGTTATTTCATCTTTGCCTGACGGAGGAGTATCTGCGTCTCTTGAATTTCTCTTTATCAGAGATTGCTTTGAGCTGATGAAAAATTGCAGCAAAACAGAAGGAAAAGATTGGGTTAAGATAGCTCATGTTTCCAATGTATTTATTGATGATGAACAACTCTCTTTTAATTGA
- the LOC112717130 gene encoding disease resistance protein RGA2: MESVLFQTGIVSASLQVILDRFTSFAHKELSLLFGFDNNDLNKLERTLFKVQSLVDNVRAINHSSSCSSHNKAQHLWLRDTQNALHEAEDFLDELALEISKLASADVNLDFTNKDQVRNLVFSKFKFSIPSQMVKMQNKLEELAREMDGSFVDELHKLGMPCSTVGNFQTSSLLDESVVIGRESDKREVIKLLLDEEMGGRSNLSVIAIVGMGGVGKTTLAQLVYNNVDVDSNFDLKIWVSVSVGYNIERVTRSIVECACREKVKLSDLEPIQMRLEEILNGKKFLIVLDGFWDEDEHNWDVLCLPLRVAARGSRVLVTTRSMLVSRIVATASPYQYHLKTLSGEDCWELLKQRAFSNMRHDTNKQLELRETGFKIAQKCDGLPLAARVLGSALRFRSDEMEWDAVLKSNTWDIPENRSQVIPALKLSYDLLDACLKRCFAYCSIFPASFEFKKDDLVQLWVSEGFVQPRGTRRAEDIGKQYFDILFQRSFFQSSHQDLQTQPVYKMHKLIHDLAQFVSDEVCLRMEDGKSLPWGDLRCVRHSSLVCKDIKVETLKAFLKCGRLRTFILLSQGVCQMDQIPYEFFLNLRYIRVLNLSFSNISELPNSIGTLKHLRHLDVSETHVEKLPESVTDLNGIEILKLNNCFKLLQLPKKMKNLTNLRHLELDIKRQISSMPKEIGKLTNLQTLSAFIVGKEKGQCIEELKDMRFLHGSICLVNLENVTNMREAVAAKLEQKPCLEGLELQWNEFKDGLEEQQILAGLQPHNRIKWLTITGYGGFMFPSWLGNPTFCKIERILLQNCRYCKVFPSLGQLPMLKHLYVEEMHDLTRVDDESQGPNSFPSLQSLTFHNLQNLQQWKDLKAGDMPNLTHLTVVDCPSLNFLPSLHYLTRLESLEISQCPKLQCLPAEGLPDSLECLIIIDCCVLKERCRVHEGEDWNKIQSIPKVEIDYEDIFW, encoded by the coding sequence ATGGAAAGTGTTCTGTTTCAAACAGGCATAGTCTCTGCTTCTTTGCAGGTTATCCTTGACAGATTCACAAGCTTTGCTCATAAAGagctttctcttctctttggttTTGACAACAACGACCTCAACAAGCTTGAAAGGACACTCTTCAAGGTTCAGTCTCTTGTTGACAATGTTAGAGCCATTAATCActcatcttcttgttcttctcaTAATAAGGCCCAACACCTTTGGCTCAGGGACACTCAGAATGCCTTGCATGAAGCTGAGGACTTTCTAGATGAACTTGCCTTGGAAATCTCAAAACTTGCTTCTGCTGATGTCAACCTTGACTTCACCAACAAGGATCAGGTCAGGAACTTGGTCTTTTCTAAGTTTAAGTTTAGTATTCCCTCTCAGATGGTTAAGATGCAGAATAAACTAGAAGAGTTAGCTAGGGAAATGGATGGTTCCTTTGTAGATGAATTGCACAAATTGGGTATGCCTTGTTCTACTGTAGGCAATTTTCAAACTAGTTCGTTATTGGATGAGTCGGTTGTAATTGGAAGAGAAAGTGATAAGAGGGAAGTTATAAAATTGTTGTTGGATGAGGAAATGGGGGGAAGGTCGAATCTTTCAGTGATTGCGATTGTGGGCATGGGGGGTGTGGGAAAAACTACTCTTGCTCAACTTGTCTACAATAATGTTGATGTGGATAGcaattttgatttgaaaatttgggTATCTGTTTCTGTTGGGTATAACATAGAAAGAGTCACAAGGTCAATTGTGGAGTGTGCTTGTAGGGAAAAGGTGAAGTTGTCTGATTTAGAACCAATTCAAATGAGACTTGAAGAAATACTCAATGGAAAGAAGTTCTTAATTGTATTAGATGGCTTCTGGGATGAGGATGAACATAATTGGGATGTGTTGTGCTTGCCATTGAGAGTTGCTGCTCGAGGGAGTAGAGTACTGGTGACGACACGAAGCATGCTTGTTTCAAGAATTGTTGCCACTGCTTCTCCTTACCAGTACCATTTGAAGACTTTGTCTGGTGAAGATTGTTGGGAATTGCTTAAACAAAGAGCATTCTCAAACATGAGACATGATACTAACAAACAATTAGAATTGAGGGAAACTGGCTTCAAGATTGCACAAAAATGTGATGGGCTACCACTGGCAGCTAGAGTTCTTGGAAGCGCCCTACGCTTTAGATCCGATGAAATGGAGTGGGATGCTGTCCTGAAAAGCAACACATGGGACATTCCAGAGAATCGAAGTCAAGTAATTCCAGCATTGAAACTGAGTTATGATCTTTTGGATGCTTGCTTGAAAAGGTGTTTTGCCTATTGCTCTATTTTTCCTGCAAGTTTTGAATTCAAGAAGGATGATTTGGTCCAATTGTGGGTGTCAGAAGGCTTTGTTCAACCAAGAGGAACAAGAAGAGCTGAAGACATTGGCAAACAgtattttgatatattatttcAAAGGTCCTTCTTTCAAAGTTCACACCAAGATCTTCAAACTCAGCCAGTGTATAAAATGCACAAGCTCATTCATGACCTTGCTCAGTTTGTTTCTGATGAAGTTTGTCTTAGAATGGAGGATGGCAAGTCATTGCCATGGGGTGATTTGAGATGTGTCAGACATTCATCTTTGGTATGTAAAGACATTAAGGTAGAAACTCTGAAGGCTTTCCTTAAGTGTGGTCGTCTGAGAACTTTCATTCTGTTGTCTCAAGGTGTGTGCCAAATGGATCAAATCCCTTATGAGTTTTTTCTGAATCTCAGATACATAAGGGTGCTGAATTTGAGCTTTTCCAATATTAGTGAGCTGCCTAATTCAATTGGAACTTTGAAACACCTCCGTCACCTTGATGTCTCGGAAACTCATGTTGAGAAGCTACCTGAATCGGTAACAGATTTaaatgggatagagatacttaagCTCAACAACTGCTTCAAACTACTTCAGTTGCCCAAAAAGATGAAAAATCTTACCAACCTCAGGCACCTTGAATTGGACATAAAACGCCAAATTAGTTCTATGCCAAAGGAAATTGGAAAGTTAACAAACCTTCAAACCTTATCAGCGTTTATTGTAGGCAAAGAGAAAGGACAATGcatagaagagcttaaagacATGAGATTCCTTCATGGGTCCATATGTTTAGTCAATCTTGAAAATGTGACTAATATGAGAGAAGCCGTCGCGGCTAAGTTAGAACAAAAGCCATGCTTGGAAGGCTTGGAGTTGCAATGGAATGAGTTTAAAGATGGCCTAGAAGAGCAACAAATCTTAGCTGGTCTTCAACCTCATAACAGGATCAAATGGTTAACTATAACAGGTTATGGTGGTTTTATGTTTCCAAGTTGGTTGGGAAATCCAACATTTTGCAAGATTGAGAGAATTCTTTTGCAAAATTGTCGTTATTGTAAAGTCTTCCCTTCTCTTGGCCAGCTTCCAATGCTTAAACATCTTTATGTGGAAGAGATGCATGATTTGACACGTGTGGATGACGAGTCCCAAGGTCCAAACAGTTTTCCATCTTTGCAGTCTCTTACATTTCATAATCTGCAGAACTTGCAACAATGGAAGGATTTGAAAGCAGGGGATATGCCTAACCTCACTCATCTTACAGTAGTAGATTGTCCAAGCTTGAATTTTCTTCCTTCGCTTCATTATCTTACAAGACTTGAGAGCTTAGAGATTTCTCAGTGTCCCAAGCTTCAATGCTTACCAGCAGAAGGTTTACCGGATTCACTGGAATGTCTAATCATCATAGATTGTTGTGTTCTGAAGGAAAGATGCAGAGTTCATGAAGGTGAAGATTGGAACAAGATACAGTCCATCCCCAAAGTTGAGATTGATTATGAGGATATATTTTGGTGA